The segment ACCCGACCTCCGAGGCCGTGGCCCGGGCCCGCGACGACCTGGCCGACCGCGTCGCCTTCCACGCCTGGCTCCAGCACCTGTGCCGTCAGCAGCTCGACGCCGCCCGCGACGCGGCCCACGACGCCGGCATGGCCGTGGGACTCGTGCACGACCTGCCGGTGGGCGTGCACCCCGGTGGCGCCGACGCCTGGGCCCTGCAGAGCGTGTTCGCATCCGACGTGCGCGTCGGCTGCCCGGCCGACGCCTTCAACCCGCTCGGACAGGACTGGGACCTCCCGCCGTGGCGGCCGGACCGCCTGCTCGAGACCGGCTACGCACCCTTCCGCGACGTCGTCCGCAGCGTGCTGCGCCACGGCGACGGCATCCGCGTGGACCACGTGGCGGGTCTGTGGCGGTTGTGGTGGATCCCGCCGGGCGAGCCCGCGCACCGCGGCACCTACGTGTACTACGACGCCGACGTGATGCTCGCCGTCCTGCTGCTCGAGGCCACCCGCGCCGGCGCCATCGTCGTCGGCGAGGACCTCGGCACCGTCGAGGACGTGGTCACCGAGACCATGCACGCGCGCGGCATCCTCAGCTCGGCCGTGCTGTGGTTCGAGCGCGACTGGGACGCCCCGGGGCAGCCGCACGTACCGCCCCGCGCCTGGGAGCCCGAGACCATGGCGAGCATCAGCACCCACGACCTGCCGACGGTCGAGGGCTGGCTGCGCGACGAACGCATCCACGTCCAGGACCGGCTCGACCTGCTGGGCGAGCCGGTGGACGACGCGCTCGCCACCGCGGCCGCCGACAAGGAGGCGCTGCTCGACCTGCTGCGCGCCGAGGGCGTCGACACCGACGACCTGCTCGTCGCGCTGCACGCCGTCATCGCCCCGGCCGCGTCGCGCCTGGTGCTGAGCTCACCCGCCGACGCCGTCGGCCAGGTGCGTCAGCCGAACCTGCCGGGCACCGTGGACGAGTACCCCAACTGGAAGGTCCGCCTTCCCGTGGACCTCGACGCCTTCTTCGACCACCCCCGGGTGCAGGCCGCCGTCGCCCCGCTGCGCGCCGCCCGCCCCACCTGACCACCCAACCGGCACGACCCCATCCGAGGAGAACCCCCGTGCGCCCCTGGCCCGGATCGCCCTACCCGCTCGGTGCCACGTACGACGGCACCGGCACCAACTTCGCCCTGTTCTCGGAGGTCGCCGACCTCGTGGAGCTGTGCCTCTTCGACGAGTCGGGCACCGAGACCCGCGTCCGCCTCGAGGAGGTCGACGGCTTCGTCCACCACGGCTTCCTGCCCGGCATCGGCCCCGGCCAGCGCTACGGCTACCGCGTGCACGGTCCGTGGGACCCCGAGAACGGCCTGCGCTGCAACCCGCAGAAGCTGCTCATCGACCCGTACGCGAAGGCCGTGCAGGGCCAGCCCGACTGGGACCCGTCGCTCTTCGCCTACGAGATGGGCTCGCCCGACGAGCCGAACGACGACGACTCCGCCGGCCACGTGCCGTTCTCGCTCGTGGTCAACACGTTCTTCGACTGGGCCGACGACCGCCCGCCGCGCCGGCCCTACAACGAGTCGATCATCTACGAGGCGCACGTCCGGGGGCTCACGATGACCCACCCCGACGTCCCCGAGGAGCTGCGCGGCACCTATGCGGCGCTCGCGCACCCCGCCGTGATCGAGCACCTGACCGGCCTCGGCGTGACCGCCATCGAGCTGCTCCCCGTGCACCAGTTCGTCACGGACCACTACCTCGTCGAGAAGGATCTGACGAACTACTGGGGCTACAACACGATCGGCTTCTTCGCCCCGCACGACGCCTACACCTCCCAGCCCGGTCGCCAGGTGCAGGAGTTCAAGGGCATGGTCCGCGCGCTCCACGCCGCGGGCATCGAGGTCATCCTCGACGTCGTCTACAACCACACCGCGGAGGGCAACCACCTCGGGCCGACGCTGTCGATGCGCGGCATCGACAACCAGGCCTACTACCGCCTCGTCGAGGACGACGAGCAGCACTACATGGACTACACCGGCACCGGGAACTCGCTGAACGTGCGCCACCCCACGCCGCTGCAGCTCATCATGGACTCGCTGCGCTACTGGGTCACCGAGATGCACGTCGACGGGTTCCGCTTCGACCTGGCGGCCACGCTGGCGCGCGAGTTCTACGACGTCGACAAGCTGGCCACCTTCTTCGAGCTGGTGCAGCAGGACCCGGTGGTCAGCCAGGTGAAGCTGATCGCCGAGCCGTGGGACGTGGGACCCGGCGGCTACCAGGTGGGCAACTTCCCGCCGCTGTGGACGGAGTGGAACGGCCTCTACCGCGACACGGTGCGCGACTTCTGGCGCGGCGAGCCGTCGACGCTGGGCGAGTTCGCGTCGCGGATCAGCGGCTCGTCCGACCTCTATCAGGACAACGGCCGGCGCCCGTACGCGTCGATCAACTTCGTGACGGCCCACGACGGCTACACGCTGAACGACCTGGTGTCGTACGAGCAGAAGCACAACGAGGCCAACGGCGAGGACGGTCGCGACGGCGCCGACGACAACCGGTCGTGGAACTGCGGCGTGGAGGGTCCGACCGACGACCCGGAGATCCTCGAGCTGCGCCGCCGGCAGCGTCGCAACTTCCTGGCCACCATGCTGCTCTCGCAGGGTGTGCCGATGGTGCTGCACGGCGACGAGCTTGGCCGCAGCCAGGGCGGCAACAACAACGTCTACTGCCAGGACAACGAGGTCGCGTGGGTCGACTGGGACCTCGACGAGCACGAGCACTCGCTGCTCGGGTTCACGTCGGCCCTCGCCGCCTTCCGCACGGCCCACCCGGTGTTCCGGCGCCGCCGGTTCTTCCAGGGCAAGCCGATCCGCAAGGGCGACGAGCTGCGCGACATCGCCTGGTTCACGCCGGCCGGCGAGGAGATGACCGAGCAGAACTGGGACGACGGCTTCGGCCGCTCGATCGCGGTGTTCCTCAACGGCCGGGCGATCGCCGACCGCGACGAGCGGGGCGAGCGCGTCGTCGACGACTCCTTCCTGATGGCGTTCAACGCCCACCACGAGGGAATCGAGTTCACCGTGCCGGACGGCGAGTACGCCAGCACGTGGGCGGTCGTGGTCGACACCGCGAGCGGCACGGTCACCGAGCCGGGCGACGAGCTGGTCGAGGGCGGCGCGACGATCGAGCTCGAGGGCCGCTCGCTGGTGGTGCTGCAGCGGGTCGAGTCGTGAGCACGCCCACGTCGACGTACCGGCTGCAGCTGCGGCCGGGCTTCGGGTTCGCGGAGGCCGAGGCGCTCGTGCCGTACCTGCGCGACCTCGGCGTCGGCGCGGTGTACGTGTCGCCGGTGCTCGACGCGACACCCGGGTCGACGCACGGCTACGACGTCACCGACCCCACGCGGGCACGACCCGAGCTGGGTGGGCCCGACGGCTGGGACTCCCTCACGGACGCCGTGCGCGACGCCGGGATGGGGCTCGTAGTCGACGTGGTGCCGAACCACATGTCGGTCGAGGTGCCGCGGGCGAACCCGTGGTGGTGGTCGGTGCTCGCCGAGGGAGAGCGCTCGCCGTGGGCCGGGCACTTCGACGTCGACTGGTCGCGCGGCCGGGTGCTGGTGCCCGTCCTCGGCGACGACGCCGAGGTCGCGGAGCTGGCGGTGGACGGCGAGGAGCTCACGTACCACGACCACCGGTTCCCCATCGACGCCGCGACGCTGGCCGACCCGGGGTTCGCGTCGCTGACGCCGCAGCAGGTGCACGACCGGCAGCACTACGAGCTCGTCGGATGGCGCCGCGGGGCCTCCGAGCTGAACTACCGCCGGTTCTTCGACATCACGACGCTGGCCGCCGTGCGGGTCGAGGACCCGACCGTCTTCGACGACGCACACCGCGAGGTGCTGCGCTGGGTGACCGACGGCCGGGTCACCGGGCTGCGCATCGACCACCCGGACGGGCTGTCCGACCCCGGTGGCTACCTGCGGCGCCTGCACGAGGCCGCGCCCGACGCGTGGCTCGTCGTCGAGAAGATCCTGCACCCCGGCGAGGACCTGCCCGCGAGCTGGCCCGCCGACGGGACCACCGGGTACGACGCCATGCGCGAGGTCGAGGGCGTGCTGCTCGACCCCGCAGGCGAGGCTCCCTGGCAGGCGCTGTCGGAGCGGCTCGGAGCGCCGTCGGACTACGCCGCCGTCGAGGAGGACGCACGGCGCATGGTGACGCAGAAGGTGCTCGTGGCCGAGGTCCGTCGCATCGCCGGCCTGCTGCGCGACGTGCCCGAGGACGCCGCGCGCACGGCCGTCGCGGAGACGATGGTGGCCTTCGGCGTCTACCGGTCCTACCTGCCCGAGGGCGAGGACGACTGGGCCCAGGCGATCGACACGGCGCGCAGCCGTCGGCCCGACGTCGACGAGGCCCTGTCCGCGCTCGACGCGCAGGTCCGCGCGGACCCGCAGGGCGAGCTCGCCACCCGCATCCAGCAGACGTCCGGCATGGTCGTGGCCAAGGGCACCGAGGACACGACCTTCTACCGGTTCACGCGCTTCGCCGCGCTCAACGAGGTGGGCGGCTCCCCCGACGTGTGGGGTGTCGACGTCGAGGGCTTCCACGCGCTCGCCGCTGCCAGGGAGGCCGACCACCCGTCCGCCATGACAGCGCTCACCACCCACGACACGAAGCGCTCGGAGGACACCCGCGCCAGGATGCTGGTGCTGGCCGAGCTCGGCGACGAGGCGACGTCGGCGATCGAGGGCTGGTCGGCCCGCTGCGGGCTCGACGAGCCGGCGCTCGACCTGCTGGCCTGGCAGACCCTGCTCGGGGCCTGGCCGATCAGCGACGAGCGACTGACCGACTACCTGCTCAAGGCGGCGCGGGAGTCCAAGATCCGCACCACCTGGACCGAGACGGACGAGGCCTTCGAGGAGTCGATCCGTGCCTGGCCCACCCGCGTGCGGGCCGAGGTCGGCGACGAGGTGCAGGCGCTCGTCGACCGCATCGAGGCCCCAGGCCGGACGGTCTCGCTGAGCCAGAAGCTGCTGCAGCTGGCGGGTCCGGGTGTCCCTGACGTCTACCAGGGCACCGAGGGCTGGGACCTCTCCCTCGTCGACCCCGACAACCGTCGCCCGGTCGACCATGAGGCCTTCCGCGCGGTGCTCCGCCGGCTCGACGACGGCTGGTTGCCGGAGGTCGACGCGTCGGGGGCGGTGAAGACGTCGCTCGTGCGTCGGGTGCTGACGCTCCGCCGCGACCGGCCGGAGCTGTTCCGCGGCTACGTCGCGGTGGCCGCCCGGGGCCCTGCCGCCGACCACGCACTCGCCTTCGGTCGCAGCGACGACCTGGTCGCCGTGGTCACCCGCCTGCCCGTGGGCCTCGAGGCGCGCGGCGGCTGGGCCGACACGACCCTCCCGCTGGCCGAGGGGACGTGGACCGACGCGCTCACCGGTGCCGTGCTCGAGGGCGGCGACGTCGCGCTGGCCGACCTGCTGCGGACCTACCCCGTCGCCCTGCTCACCCGACAGACCTGACGGCCACTGGCGAGCAGCACCAGCGCCGCACCCGGGCCCTCGGCCCCGGCCCCGCGTCCTGACGACGTGACGACGATTCCGCGCCCAGGAATCGACCTCACGTCGTCGAGACGCCCGGGACGGGGCCGGCGCGTCCGTCCGAGTCGCGCAGTGGGGCACCGGAACTAGGCTCGGGGCATGGAGTTCAGGTACCTCGGGAACAGCGGCCTCAAGGTCAGCGAGATCATCTACGGCAACTGGCTGACCCACGGGTCCCAGGTCGAGAACGACGCGGCGACGGCATGCGTCCGCGCGGCGCTCGACGCCGGCATCACGACGTTCGACACCGCCGACGTCTACGCCAACGGCAAGGCCGAGTCGGTGCTCGGCGAGGCGCTGAAGGGCGAGCGTCGCGCATCGCTGGAGATCCTCACGAAGGTCTACTGGCCCACCGGCCCCGGCGGACCGAACGACACCGGCCTGTCGCGCAAGCACATCATGGAGTCCATCGACGGCTCGCTGCAGCGGCTGCAGACCGACTACGTCGACCTCTACCAGGCGCACCGCTACGACCACGAGACGCCGCTCGAGGAGACGATGCAGGCCTTCGCCGACGTCGTGCGCGCCGGCAAGGCGCACTACATCGGCGTCAGCGAGTGGACCGCCGACCAGCTCCGCGCCGGGCATGCCCTGGCGCAGGACCTCGGCATCCAGCTGATCTCGAGCCAGCCCCAGTACTCGATGCTGTGGCGCGTCATCGAGGGCGAGGTCGTGCCCGCCAGCCGTGAGCTCGGCGTCTCGCAGATCGTGTGGTCGCCCATCGCGCAGGGCGTGCTCAGCGGCAAGTACGAGCCCGGCGCCGACCTGCCCGAGGGCAGCCGCGCCACCGACGAGAAGGGCGGCGCGGACATGATCAAGCGCTTCCTGACCGACGAGACGCTCACGGCCGTCCAGAAGCTGCGGCCCGTCGCCGACGACCTCGGCATCACCATGGCCCAGCTGGCCATCGCCTGGGTGCTGGCCAACGACAACGTCGCCGGCGCCATCGTCGGTGCCTCCCGCCCAGAGCAGGTGGAGTCCAACGCGGCCGCCAGCGGCGTCACCCTGGACGCCGACGTCCTCGCGAAGGTCGACGAGGCGCTCGGCGGCATCCCGACCACCGACCCCGGCCAGACGAAGTCCCCGCCCACCCGGGTGGTCTGAGCGTGACCGTCACCGTCTGGGCGCCCGACCACGAGCGGGTCCGGGTCCGCATCGACGGCGTCGACCACCCGATGGAGGCGTGGGAGCCCGGCGAGCTGCGCTCGGGCTGGTGGTGGCTCGACACCGAGCTGGCCCCCGGGTCGGACTACGCGTTCCTGCTCGGTGACGACGAGACCCCGCTGCCCGACCCGCGGTCGTCGTGGCAGCCCCAGGGCGTGCACGCGGCCTCACGTGTCTACGACCACGCCGCCTTCGACTGGAGCGACGGCGCCTGGTCGGGCCGGGCGCTTGAGGGGTCGGTCGTCTACGAGCTCCACGTCGGCACGTTCACGCCCGAGCGCACCTTCGACGCGGCGGTCGAGCGGCTCGACCACCTCGTCGACCTCGGCGTGGACCTCGTGGAGGTGCTGCCGGTCAACAGCTTCGACGGCCCGCACGGCTGGGGCTACGACGGCGTGCTCTGGGGCGCGGTGCACGAGCCCTACGGCGGCCCCGACGGCTTCAAGCGGTTCGTCGACGCGTGCCACGCGCGCGGCCTCGGCGTGGTGCTCGACGTCGTCTACAACCACCTGGGCCCGTCCGGCGCCTACCTCGACCGCTTCGGCCCCTACTTCGCCGGCCAGAACGACTGGGGACCCGGCCTGAACCTCGACGCCGAGGGCTCCGACGAGGTGCGCCGCTACGTGCTCGACAACGCGATGGCGTGGTTC is part of the Aeromicrobium sp. Leaf245 genome and harbors:
- the malQ gene encoding 4-alpha-glucanotransferase, whose protein sequence is MPPSDADDLARLAAAHGVAVAYEGSDRRPVEVDREIVVAVLGQLGVDATTPEAVGHALERAAADARPLESTIAATQGVAREVGVAGRVLLEDGGHLDVEGTLPADLPLGWHRFVTDAQDVTLVVAPARLPEVPRTWGWMLQLYALHSAGSWQMGDLVDLADLARRAGTEQGAGVLLVNPVQAFVPSTPLVRSPYSPSSRRFASPLYLRVTDVDAFAAADPSVRDQVLRLAPDPDPADDLLDHDAVWEAKRAALELLRPFAPADEDVDLDAEPDLAAFATFSALAEQHGADWRTWPEPLRDPTSEAVARARDDLADRVAFHAWLQHLCRQQLDAARDAAHDAGMAVGLVHDLPVGVHPGGADAWALQSVFASDVRVGCPADAFNPLGQDWDLPPWRPDRLLETGYAPFRDVVRSVLRHGDGIRVDHVAGLWRLWWIPPGEPAHRGTYVYYDADVMLAVLLLEATRAGAIVVGEDLGTVEDVVTETMHARGILSSAVLWFERDWDAPGQPHVPPRAWEPETMASISTHDLPTVEGWLRDERIHVQDRLDLLGEPVDDALATAAADKEALLDLLRAEGVDTDDLLVALHAVIAPAASRLVLSSPADAVGQVRQPNLPGTVDEYPNWKVRLPVDLDAFFDHPRVQAAVAPLRAARPT
- the glgX gene encoding glycogen debranching protein GlgX, producing MRPWPGSPYPLGATYDGTGTNFALFSEVADLVELCLFDESGTETRVRLEEVDGFVHHGFLPGIGPGQRYGYRVHGPWDPENGLRCNPQKLLIDPYAKAVQGQPDWDPSLFAYEMGSPDEPNDDDSAGHVPFSLVVNTFFDWADDRPPRRPYNESIIYEAHVRGLTMTHPDVPEELRGTYAALAHPAVIEHLTGLGVTAIELLPVHQFVTDHYLVEKDLTNYWGYNTIGFFAPHDAYTSQPGRQVQEFKGMVRALHAAGIEVILDVVYNHTAEGNHLGPTLSMRGIDNQAYYRLVEDDEQHYMDYTGTGNSLNVRHPTPLQLIMDSLRYWVTEMHVDGFRFDLAATLAREFYDVDKLATFFELVQQDPVVSQVKLIAEPWDVGPGGYQVGNFPPLWTEWNGLYRDTVRDFWRGEPSTLGEFASRISGSSDLYQDNGRRPYASINFVTAHDGYTLNDLVSYEQKHNEANGEDGRDGADDNRSWNCGVEGPTDDPEILELRRRQRRNFLATMLLSQGVPMVLHGDELGRSQGGNNNVYCQDNEVAWVDWDLDEHEHSLLGFTSALAAFRTAHPVFRRRRFFQGKPIRKGDELRDIAWFTPAGEEMTEQNWDDGFGRSIAVFLNGRAIADRDERGERVVDDSFLMAFNAHHEGIEFTVPDGEYASTWAVVVDTASGTVTEPGDELVEGGATIELEGRSLVVLQRVES
- the treY gene encoding malto-oligosyltrehalose synthase, with protein sequence MSTPTSTYRLQLRPGFGFAEAEALVPYLRDLGVGAVYVSPVLDATPGSTHGYDVTDPTRARPELGGPDGWDSLTDAVRDAGMGLVVDVVPNHMSVEVPRANPWWWSVLAEGERSPWAGHFDVDWSRGRVLVPVLGDDAEVAELAVDGEELTYHDHRFPIDAATLADPGFASLTPQQVHDRQHYELVGWRRGASELNYRRFFDITTLAAVRVEDPTVFDDAHREVLRWVTDGRVTGLRIDHPDGLSDPGGYLRRLHEAAPDAWLVVEKILHPGEDLPASWPADGTTGYDAMREVEGVLLDPAGEAPWQALSERLGAPSDYAAVEEDARRMVTQKVLVAEVRRIAGLLRDVPEDAARTAVAETMVAFGVYRSYLPEGEDDWAQAIDTARSRRPDVDEALSALDAQVRADPQGELATRIQQTSGMVVAKGTEDTTFYRFTRFAALNEVGGSPDVWGVDVEGFHALAAAREADHPSAMTALTTHDTKRSEDTRARMLVLAELGDEATSAIEGWSARCGLDEPALDLLAWQTLLGAWPISDERLTDYLLKAARESKIRTTWTETDEAFEESIRAWPTRVRAEVGDEVQALVDRIEAPGRTVSLSQKLLQLAGPGVPDVYQGTEGWDLSLVDPDNRRPVDHEAFRAVLRRLDDGWLPEVDASGAVKTSLVRRVLTLRRDRPELFRGYVAVAARGPAADHALAFGRSDDLVAVVTRLPVGLEARGGWADTTLPLAEGTWTDALTGAVLEGGDVALADLLRTYPVALLTRQT
- a CDS encoding aldo/keto reductase family protein; translated protein: MEFRYLGNSGLKVSEIIYGNWLTHGSQVENDAATACVRAALDAGITTFDTADVYANGKAESVLGEALKGERRASLEILTKVYWPTGPGGPNDTGLSRKHIMESIDGSLQRLQTDYVDLYQAHRYDHETPLEETMQAFADVVRAGKAHYIGVSEWTADQLRAGHALAQDLGIQLISSQPQYSMLWRVIEGEVVPASRELGVSQIVWSPIAQGVLSGKYEPGADLPEGSRATDEKGGADMIKRFLTDETLTAVQKLRPVADDLGITMAQLAIAWVLANDNVAGAIVGASRPEQVESNAAASGVTLDADVLAKVDEALGGIPTTDPGQTKSPPTRVV